A stretch of Ammospiza caudacuta isolate bAmmCau1 chromosome 34, bAmmCau1.pri, whole genome shotgun sequence DNA encodes these proteins:
- the FUZ gene encoding protein fuzzy homolog isoform X2, which produces MLEDDVTPCLVGVATASGLPLFCRPPRPQLPFSLVGALHGVRLFGAAAGAELREAATPTASLAWAQYGNSLTLVALSPSPGPAGPALQRILQSALGTLVLILGQEELLPIRNVERLKRDLRGCFPLLDSLLRPRGGGGEGWGMGGPCWPLPPGTPRQALQERLQRFAAAAQTELGCLLCAGGVAWLGTAHWGALPDDDSAHLRALLATPPPPGGGAGVGVAARDVAVFLPNSSPKVPLRLLWLRLLPGVGAGLLCGPRPSLHHVIGQVPPDPSGAEPERDRQGGGAGRGSAPPAPPRGPQGAPDPPGTPNLPQNGGPRTPPNEAQTLLPGLPHAHRVLPPPAGADAAAAAAPRHPPRAPEPHSPERPERAGVRLKHPENTAQTPQKYTPKLT; this is translated from the exons ATGCTGGAAGATGACGTCACCCCCTGCCTGGTGGGCGTGGCCACCGCCAGCGGCCTCCCCTTGTtctgccgcccgccccgcccacAG ctgccgTTCTCATTGGTCGGGGCCCTGCACGGGGTGCGGCTCttcggggcggcggcgggggcggagCTTCGGGAGGCGGCCACGcccactgccagcctggcctgggctcAGTACGGCAACAG cctgACCCTGGTCGCTCTCAGCccctcccccggccccgccggccccgccctcCAACGGATCCTCCAATCAGCACTCGGCACCCTG gTGCTCATACTgggacaggaggagctgctgcccatccgGAACGTGGAGAGGCTGAAACGGGACCTGAgg GGCTGTTTCCCCCTCCTGGATTCGCTGCTGCGGCCCcgcggggggggaggggaggggtggGGGATGGGCGGGCCCTGCTGGCCCctcccccccgggaccccccgccAGGCGCTGCAG GAGCGGCTCCAGCGCTTCGCGGCCGCGGCCCAGacggagctgggctgcctgctgtgcGCAGGGGGCGTGGCCTGGCTCGGCACCGCCCACTGGGGGGCGTTACCCGACGATGACTCCGCCCACCTGCGCGCGCTgctggccacgccccctccgCCAGGGGGCGGCGCCGGGGTGGGCGTGGCCGCGCGTGACGTCGCCGTGTTCCTGCCCAATAGCAGCCCGAAG gTGCCGCTGCGGCTGCTGTGGCTGCGGCTGCTGCCGGGGGTGGGGGCGGGGCTGCTGTGCGGGCCCCGCCCCTCGCTGCACCACGTGATcggccag gTACCTCCTGATCCATCGGGGGCGGAGCCAGAGCGGGATCGTcaagggggcggggccgg ccggggctctgcCCCCCCAGCTCCGCCCCGAGGCCCTCAGGGAGCTCCGGACCCTCCTGgaaccccaaatctgccccaaaacgGGGGGCCAAG gacccccccaaatgaGGCCCAAACTCTGCTACCTGGCCTTCCCCACGCACACCGGGTGCTGCCTCCTCCGGCCGGGGCTgacgctgctgctgctgctgccccccgGCACCCCCCGAGAGCCCCTGAACCCCACAGCCCTGAACGCCCTGAACGCGCTGGGGTACGGCTGAAACACCCCGAAAATACagcccaaacaccccaaaaatacaccccaaaactcacctga
- the FUZ gene encoding protein fuzzy homolog isoform X1, giving the protein MLEDDVTPCLVGVATASGLPLFCRPPRPQLPFSLVGALHGVRLFGAAAGAELREAATPTASLAWAQYGNSLTLVALSPSPGPAGPALQRILQSALGTLVLILGQEELLPIRNVERLKRDLRGCFPLLDSLLRPRGGGGEGWGMGGPCWPLPPGTPRQALQERLQRFAAAAQTELGCLLCAGGVAWLGTAHWGALPDDDSAHLRALLATPPPPGGGAGVGVAARDVAVFLPNSSPKVPLRLLWLRLLPGVGAGLLCGPRPSLHHVIGQLVPQFWGPALEQLRGWARPRPPPLPPEVLGYLLIHRGRSQSGIVKGAGPAGALPPQLRPEALRELRTLLEPQICPKTGGQGPPQMRPKLCYLAFPTHTGCCLLRPGLTLLLLLPPGTPREPLNPTALNALNALGYG; this is encoded by the exons ATGCTGGAAGATGACGTCACCCCCTGCCTGGTGGGCGTGGCCACCGCCAGCGGCCTCCCCTTGTtctgccgcccgccccgcccacAG ctgccgTTCTCATTGGTCGGGGCCCTGCACGGGGTGCGGCTCttcggggcggcggcgggggcggagCTTCGGGAGGCGGCCACGcccactgccagcctggcctgggctcAGTACGGCAACAG cctgACCCTGGTCGCTCTCAGCccctcccccggccccgccggccccgccctcCAACGGATCCTCCAATCAGCACTCGGCACCCTG gTGCTCATACTgggacaggaggagctgctgcccatccgGAACGTGGAGAGGCTGAAACGGGACCTGAgg GGCTGTTTCCCCCTCCTGGATTCGCTGCTGCGGCCCcgcggggggggaggggaggggtggGGGATGGGCGGGCCCTGCTGGCCCctcccccccgggaccccccgccAGGCGCTGCAG GAGCGGCTCCAGCGCTTCGCGGCCGCGGCCCAGacggagctgggctgcctgctgtgcGCAGGGGGCGTGGCCTGGCTCGGCACCGCCCACTGGGGGGCGTTACCCGACGATGACTCCGCCCACCTGCGCGCGCTgctggccacgccccctccgCCAGGGGGCGGCGCCGGGGTGGGCGTGGCCGCGCGTGACGTCGCCGTGTTCCTGCCCAATAGCAGCCCGAAG gTGCCGCTGCGGCTGCTGTGGCTGCGGCTGCTGCCGGGGGTGGGGGCGGGGCTGCTGTGCGGGCCCCGCCCCTCGCTGCACCACGTGATcggccag ctcgttccccagttttggggcccggccctggagcagctgcggggctgggcccggccccgcccccccccgcTGCCCCCCGAGGTTCTGGG gTACCTCCTGATCCATCGGGGGCGGAGCCAGAGCGGGATCGTcaagggggcggggccgg ccggggctctgcCCCCCCAGCTCCGCCCCGAGGCCCTCAGGGAGCTCCGGACCCTCCTGgaaccccaaatctgccccaaaacgGGGGGCCAAG gacccccccaaatgaGGCCCAAACTCTGCTACCTGGCCTTCCCCACGCACACCGGGTGCTGCCTCCTCCGGCCGGGGCTgacgctgctgctgctgctgccccccgGCACCCCCCGAGAGCCCCTGAACCCCACAGCCCTGAACGCCCTGAACGCGCTGGGGTACGGCTGA
- the RPL28 gene encoding large ribosomal subunit protein eL28, giving the protein MSAHLQWMVVRNCSSFLLKRNNQTYSTEPNNLKARNSFRYNGLIHRKTVGVEPAPDGKGIVVVLKKRSGQRKPASSYVRVRIRRDARGSLRSLRHLISKNRYRRDLRMAALRRASAILRSQKPVVVRKKRVRAAKAP; this is encoded by the exons ATGTCGGCCCATTTGCAGTGGATGGTGGTGCGGAACTGCTCCAGTTTCCTGCTGAAGAGGAACAACCAGACCTACAGCACC GAGCCCAACAACCTCAAGGCCCGGAATTCCTTCCGTTACAACGGGCTGATCCACCGCAAAACCGTGGGCGTGGAGCCGGCGCCGGATGGGAAAGGCATCGTGGTGGTGCTCAAAAAACGCTCAG GCCAGCGCAAGCCGGCCTCGTCGTACGTGCGGGTGCGGATCCGGCGCGACGCCCGCGGCTCCCTCAGGAGCCTGAGGCACCTGATCAGCAAAAACAGATACAGGAGGGACCTGCGCATG gctgctctgcGCCGGGCCAGCGCCATCCTGCGCAGCCAGAAGCCGGTGGTGGTGAGGAAGAAGAGGGTGAGGGCGGCCAAGGCCCCTTAA